Genomic DNA from Thermotoga petrophila RKU-1:
CCGCACACTCACATAACCCACGGGATTGTCTATGATGATCCTGAGGACCCATCCTCTGCTCTCACGTCTGTATTGAACATCGAATATTTCCAATCCTTGTTCTTCTGCTATCCTTTCTGCTTCTTTTCTTACCTTCTCGAGGATCATTTCTTCAAACATGTTCTCACCCACCCCGTATGATGAATGAAAAACCGGGACCTGAAAAGTCCCGGTCTTTCTCTGGCGGAGAGGGTGGGATTTGAACCCACGGGTGGCTTTTGACCACCACACGCTCTCCAGGCGTGCGCCTTAGACCCCTCGGCCACCTCTCCTCTCCACACCAGAAAAATATTATACACTCAATCGTTTCCTTGTTCAAGTTTTCATTTTTATTTTGAAGTATTTCCATATTCCCACAGCGAAAACAAAAGGTACGAGGTCAGATGAGACTCTCCGATACCGTCAGAAACTGCTTTCTTCTGTAATTGATATTCATAAACACGAAAATAATATGTAGATTTCATCCTTTACAAAACTGAAAATAACGGTGAAAAAACACTTCATATAAATCATTTCAAATAATCCTATAATTATGCTATCAAGAAAAAAGAGGAGGGTTCATCATGAAAGAGAAAGTTGTTCTTGCATACAGCGGTGGTCTCGATACTTCCGTCATTTTGAAGTGGCTCTGCGAAAAGGGCTTCGACGTGATAGCTTACGTTGCAAACGTTGGGCAGAAGGATGATTTCGATGCAATAAAGGAGAAAGCCTTGAAAACAGGCGCTTCAAAAGTCTACGTGGAAGACCTCAGAAGGGAATTCGTCACAGATTACATATTCACCGCACTCCTTGGAAACGCCATGTACGAAGGAAGGTACCTTCTTGGAACCGCTATTGCAAGACCTCTCATAGCCAAAAGACAGGTGGAAATAGCCGAGAAAGAAGGGGCACAGTACGTTGCGCACGGTGCGACCGGGAAAGGAAACGACCAGGTGAGGTTCGAGCTCACCTACGCCGCTTTGAATCCAAATCTCAAAGTTATCTCACCCTGGAAAGACCCCGAATTTCTCGCCAAATTCAAGGGCAGAACAGATCTCATAAACTACGCCATGGAGAAAGGGATTCCAATCAAAGTCTCCAAAAAAAGACCCTACAGCGAAGACGAAAACCTCATGCACATTTCCCACGAAGCGGGCAAACTGGAGGATCCCGCTTACATACCTGATGAAGACGTGTTCACATGGACAGTCTCCCCAAAGGACGCTCCGGATGAAGAAACCTTGCTCGAGATCCATTTCGAAAACGGCATTCCGGTGAAAGTTGTGAACCTCAAAGATGGAACAGAGAAAACAGATCCCCTCGAACTCTTCGAATATCTGAACGAAGTAGGTGCGAAAAACGGGGTGGGAAGACTCGACATGGTTGAAAACAGATTCATAGGTATAAAATCAAGGGGGGTGTACGAAACCCCAGGTGCGACGATCCTGTGGATCGCACACAGAGATCTCGAAGGAATCACCATGGACAAAGAAGTCATGCACCTGAGAGACATGCTCGCTCCGAAGTTCGCGGAGCTCATATACAACGGTTTCTGGTTTTCTCCAGAAATGGAGTTCCTCCTCGCAGCGTTCAGAAAAGCACAGGAGAACGTGACCGGAAAGGTGACAGTATCCATATACAAAGGAAACGTCATGCCCGTTGCGAGGTATTCACCGTATTCGCTGTACAATCCGGAACTTTCGAGCATGGACGTCGAAGGAGGATTCAATGCCACTGACTCGAAAGGCTTCATCAACATTCACGCCCTGAGGTTGAAGGTCCACCAGCTCGTGAAAAAGGGGTATCAAAAATGAGCGAAAAACTCTGGGAAAAGGGCTACAAAGTCAACGAAGAAGTAGAAAAATTCACCGTCGGAGACGATTACGTAACGGACATGAAGATCATAGAATACGACATAAAGGCCTCCATAGTACACTCCAGGATGCTACACAAAATAGGCCTTCTGAGTGCGGAAGAACAAAAGAAAATAGAAGAAGCGCTCAGTGAACTCCTCAATCTTGTAAAAGAAGGAAAGTTCCAGATAAAACCGGAGGAGGAAGACTGCCACACTGCCATCGAGAACTTCCTCGTGAAAAAGCTTGGAGAGATCGGAAAAAAGATACACACCGCTCGCTCAAGGAACGATCAGGTCTTAACCGCACTGAGACTCATGTACAAGGAAGAATTGAAAGAGATAGAAAACCTCATCAGAGAGCTCCAAAAGAGCCTGGAAAGATTCATAGAAAAGTTCGGTGACGTGAAATTTCCAGGATACACCCACACCAGAAAGGCGATGCCAACTGATTTTGCAACGTGGGCTGGGGCGCTGAAAGACGCCCTCGAAGACGATCTGAAACTTCTAAAAACAACTTACGAAATCGTAGATCAATCTCCTCTGGGGACGGGAGCTGGCTACGGTGTTCCCATCGACATAGACAGAGAGTTCACAGCGAAAGAACTCGGATTCTCGAGGGTCCAGTGGAATCCCATCTACACCCAGAACAGCAGGGGAAAGTTCGAATATCTTATTCTTCACACGCTCTCTCAGATATCCTACGACTTGAACAGGTTCGCCTCCGATATCATATTCTTTTCTCTTCCAGAGATAGGTTATCTCAAACTGCCAAAAGAGCTCTGCACGGGAAGTTCCATCATGCCGCACAAGATAAATCCGGATCCACTGGAACTCGTAAGGGCCTACCACCACGCGATAGTTTCGAAGATGCTGATGGCAGTCACTCTGCCGTCGAATCTCATCTTCGGCTACCACAGAGATTTCCAGCTTCTGAAGAAGCCGGTGATAGAGGCTTTCGAAGTTGTTAAGAATATCGTAAGAATAATGAAAATAATTTTTGACCATCTTGAAGTTGATAAAGAAAGATCTGAGTCTAGTATTACTGAGGAAGTACTGGCCACACACAGGGTCTATGAACTGGTGAAACAGGGGGTACCGTTCCGCGACGCTTACAGGATGGTAGCGGAAAAGTACGGGAGGGAAAAAGATTGATCAGAGTTGGAATAATAGGTGCGACAGGTTACACAGGACTGGAGCTCGTCAGACTTTTGAAAAACCACCCCGAAG
This window encodes:
- the argH gene encoding argininosuccinate lyase — encoded protein: MSEKLWEKGYKVNEEVEKFTVGDDYVTDMKIIEYDIKASIVHSRMLHKIGLLSAEEQKKIEEALSELLNLVKEGKFQIKPEEEDCHTAIENFLVKKLGEIGKKIHTARSRNDQVLTALRLMYKEELKEIENLIRELQKSLERFIEKFGDVKFPGYTHTRKAMPTDFATWAGALKDALEDDLKLLKTTYEIVDQSPLGTGAGYGVPIDIDREFTAKELGFSRVQWNPIYTQNSRGKFEYLILHTLSQISYDLNRFASDIIFFSLPEIGYLKLPKELCTGSSIMPHKINPDPLELVRAYHHAIVSKMLMAVTLPSNLIFGYHRDFQLLKKPVIEAFEVVKNIVRIMKIIFDHLEVDKERSESSITEEVLATHRVYELVKQGVPFRDAYRMVAEKYGREKD
- a CDS encoding argininosuccinate synthase, whose product is MKEKVVLAYSGGLDTSVILKWLCEKGFDVIAYVANVGQKDDFDAIKEKALKTGASKVYVEDLRREFVTDYIFTALLGNAMYEGRYLLGTAIARPLIAKRQVEIAEKEGAQYVAHGATGKGNDQVRFELTYAALNPNLKVISPWKDPEFLAKFKGRTDLINYAMEKGIPIKVSKKRPYSEDENLMHISHEAGKLEDPAYIPDEDVFTWTVSPKDAPDEETLLEIHFENGIPVKVVNLKDGTEKTDPLELFEYLNEVGAKNGVGRLDMVENRFIGIKSRGVYETPGATILWIAHRDLEGITMDKEVMHLRDMLAPKFAELIYNGFWFSPEMEFLLAAFRKAQENVTGKVTVSIYKGNVMPVARYSPYSLYNPELSSMDVEGGFNATDSKGFINIHALRLKVHQLVKKGYQK